In a single window of the Bacteroidota bacterium genome:
- a CDS encoding SRPBCC domain-containing protein: MENKSFTATIIINKDETTAFKAIQNFRGWWSEEIEGNSDKLNEKFFYHYKDVHLCKLKLIESVPGKRLVYLVLDNQFNFIDDKTEWVNTKLIFEISPSTPGKNQPPHSVIKFTHEGLVPEYECYKVCNDAWTGYITKSLLSFIDTGKGTPNPKVGEGFNAELVEKWKLKK; encoded by the coding sequence ATGGAAAACAAAAGTTTCACAGCAACCATCATCATCAACAAAGACGAAACAACAGCTTTCAAGGCAATTCAGAATTTCCGTGGCTGGTGGTCGGAGGAAATTGAAGGCAATAGCGACAAGCTAAATGAAAAGTTCTTCTATCATTACAAAGACGTTCACTTATGTAAGTTGAAATTGATCGAATCAGTTCCCGGAAAAAGATTGGTTTATCTTGTACTCGACAATCAATTCAATTTCATTGATGACAAAACCGAATGGGTAAATACAAAATTGATCTTTGAAATAAGTCCATCAACTCCCGGTAAAAATCAACCCCCACATTCAGTGATCAAATTCACTCACGAAGGTTTAGTTCCCGAATATGAATGTTACAAAGTTTGTAACGATGCCTGGACAGGCTACATCACAAAAAGTCTACTCAGTTTTATCGATACAGGAAAAGGAACTCCAAATCCGAAAGTCGGAGAAGGATTCAATGCAGAGTTAGTTGAGAAGTGGAAATTGAAAAAATAA
- a CDS encoding SRPBCC domain-containing protein has translation MTTKNFTLTLQTTQSPQKVFKAIQDVRSWWSGYYSENITGNTKDLNDEFSFEAGDGLHSTKHKLVEVIPDKKVVWLTTYCNLDFIEHKDEWTGTKIIFEISTNGNSTELKFTHEGLTPTVECYDACAPAWTQYLENKLKPLIEA, from the coding sequence ATGACAACAAAAAATTTCACCCTCACTTTACAAACCACTCAATCTCCACAAAAAGTATTCAAAGCAATACAGGATGTACGCAGTTGGTGGTCCGGATATTATTCGGAAAACATTACAGGCAACACAAAAGATCTGAATGATGAATTCAGTTTTGAAGCCGGTGATGGATTACATTCTACAAAACATAAATTGGTAGAAGTTATTCCTGATAAAAAAGTAGTATGGCTTACCACTTATTGTAATCTGGATTTCATCGAACATAAAGATGAGTGGACAGGAACAAAAATTATTTTCGAGATCTCAACAAACGGTAATTCAACCGAATTGAAATTCACACACGAAGGCTTAACTCCAACCGTTGAATGTTATGATGCATGTGCGCCGGCATGGACGCAATATCTGGAGAACAAACTGAAGCCTTTAATCGAAGCCTGA
- a CDS encoding DinB family protein, whose product MTKDQIIVKMVMDRWNASIENCNKLLNAVNDEQLQREVAPGKNRGIYLLGHLIAVHDSMLVLLNMGEKKYPELSKAFLEEADKVVTEIPSAKDLRSKWNEQKEDMKQKFERLTSDNWFERHTSVSEEDFAKEPHRSKLNILLTRTTHLQYHIGQLVYLK is encoded by the coding sequence ATGACTAAAGATCAGATAATCGTAAAAATGGTAATGGATAGATGGAATGCATCTATTGAAAATTGTAACAAATTGCTGAATGCAGTGAATGATGAACAGCTGCAGAGAGAAGTAGCACCGGGAAAGAATCGGGGAATCTATTTGTTAGGACATTTGATCGCAGTGCATGATAGCATGCTTGTACTATTAAATATGGGTGAAAAAAAATATCCGGAACTTTCGAAAGCCTTTTTGGAAGAAGCGGATAAAGTAGTTACAGAAATTCCTTCAGCAAAGGACTTGCGTTCAAAATGGAATGAGCAAAAGGAAGACATGAAACAAAAGTTCGAACGTCTGACTTCAGACAACTGGTTTGAAAGACACACATCGGTTTCCGAAGAAGACTTCGCAAAAGAACCACATCGTAGTAAGTTGAATATTCTTTTGACCAGAACGACACATTTGCAGTATCATATTGGGCAGTTAGTATATTTAAAATAA